In Methanosarcina siciliae T4/M, one genomic interval encodes:
- a CDS encoding ABC transporter permease has protein sequence MKAKIRRTRKFEPLTFVFSLLLLVLFLFIFLTLSNMIFGQITEDFSGLIKAAGNRSVISSIFLSLYAGFLATLLALILGAPTGYILARFDFPGKRLVESIIDVPVVVPHTVAGIALLTVFGSRGLIGGPLESYIQFRDALPGIVVAMLFVSMPYLANSAREGFKSVDPRLENAARSLGAPLWKAFFFVTLPLSARHLLIGAVMTWARAISEFGAVVILAYYPMIGPTLIYDRFISYGLSASRPIAVLLILVTLSIFLVIRILSAGWSIYDRD, from the coding sequence ATGAAAGCCAAAATCCGAAGAACCCGCAAATTCGAGCCCCTGACTTTCGTCTTCTCCCTTTTATTGCTGGTACTTTTTCTTTTTATTTTCCTGACTCTTTCAAACATGATCTTCGGGCAAATAACGGAGGACTTTTCAGGCCTGATAAAAGCCGCAGGAAACCGCTCGGTGATCAGTTCGATTTTCCTTTCTCTCTATGCGGGTTTTCTTGCCACCCTGCTTGCCCTCATCCTCGGAGCCCCTACAGGTTATATTCTTGCAAGGTTCGATTTTCCGGGGAAAAGGCTGGTTGAGAGCATAATTGATGTGCCGGTTGTAGTCCCGCACACGGTTGCAGGAATCGCCCTCCTCACGGTTTTTGGCTCAAGGGGTCTTATCGGCGGGCCCCTTGAATCCTATATCCAGTTCCGTGATGCCCTTCCGGGAATTGTTGTCGCAATGCTTTTCGTGTCCATGCCCTATCTGGCAAATTCTGCAAGGGAAGGCTTCAAAAGTGTGGACCCGAGGCTTGAAAATGCAGCCCGTTCTCTGGGAGCTCCCCTCTGGAAAGCCTTTTTCTTTGTAACTCTCCCGCTTTCGGCAAGGCATCTCTTAATAGGTGCGGTCATGACCTGGGCAAGGGCGATAAGCGAGTTTGGGGCAGTTGTGATTCTTGCCTACTACCCGATGATCGGGCCCACGCTCATCTATGACCGTTTTATCTCTTACGGGCTTTCGGCATCAAGACCTATAGCCGTACTGCTCATTCTGGTTACGCTTTCGATATTCCTTGTAATAAGAATCCTTTCCGCAGGCTGGAGTATATATGATAGAGATTGA
- a CDS encoding ATP-binding cassette domain-containing protein yields the protein MIEIESLSRKWKNFSLDNLSLKVESGEYFVILGPTGAGKTLLLELVAGFHVPDSGRILLDGKDVSDLPPEKHDLAFVYQNYSLFPHMNVKKNIEFGMKMKKIKDPKRVLDTSRDLKIEHLLDRNPLTLSGGEQQRVALARALVTNPNILLLDEPLSALDPRTQEKAREMLSFLHKKNKLTVLHITHDQTEARIMADRIAVVMDGKLIQVGTPEEIFEKPVEGRVASFVGFENVLKGRVISADQGLLRIRVGEVVIDAAGDMEVGDQVYAFLRPENIALSKSSTQSSVRNSLQGRVTEVWVLGALVRVKIDCGVSLNVLITRQSAEEMELFPGVRVYAQFKASSVHVLR from the coding sequence ATGATAGAGATTGAATCCCTCTCCCGGAAATGGAAGAACTTTTCTCTGGATAACCTTAGCCTTAAAGTTGAATCCGGAGAGTATTTTGTGATCCTCGGCCCTACGGGGGCCGGAAAAACCCTCCTCCTCGAACTGGTTGCAGGTTTTCATGTGCCTGATTCGGGAAGGATCCTGCTTGACGGAAAAGATGTGTCTGACCTGCCTCCGGAAAAGCATGACCTTGCTTTCGTGTACCAGAATTATTCGCTTTTTCCTCATATGAACGTGAAAAAGAACATCGAGTTCGGGATGAAAATGAAAAAAATAAAAGACCCGAAAAGGGTTCTGGATACTTCCCGGGATCTGAAAATCGAGCATCTTCTTGACCGCAACCCTCTGACGCTTTCCGGAGGAGAACAGCAAAGAGTTGCCCTTGCAAGAGCCCTTGTTACCAACCCTAATATTCTGCTTCTGGACGAGCCCCTGAGTGCACTTGATCCCCGTACGCAGGAAAAGGCCAGGGAGATGCTTTCGTTTCTCCACAAAAAGAATAAACTGACCGTGCTGCATATTACTCATGACCAGACTGAAGCCCGCATAATGGCTGACAGGATTGCAGTCGTAATGGACGGAAAACTTATACAGGTAGGGACGCCTGAAGAGATTTTTGAAAAACCTGTTGAAGGCCGGGTGGCAAGTTTCGTAGGGTTTGAGAATGTGCTGAAAGGCAGGGTTATCTCTGCCGATCAGGGGCTTCTCCGGATCAGGGTCGGGGAAGTAGTGATCGATGCTGCAGGGGATATGGAGGTTGGAGACCAGGTCTATGCTTTTCTGAGGCCTGAAAACATAGCTTTAAGTAAAAGCTCCACGCAATCCAGCGTCAGAAACTCTCTGCAGGGCAGGGTTACGGAAGTCTGGGTACTTGGAGCGCTCGTGCGGGTGAAGATCGACTGTGGGGTCTCCCTGAACGTCCTCATAACCCGGCAGTCGGCAGAGGAGATGGAGCTCTTCCCGGGGGTCCGGGTCTATGCTCAGTTCAAGGCAAGTTCTGTCCATGTACTCCGTTGA
- the wtpA gene encoding tungstate ABC transporter substrate-binding protein WtpA → MSVNSGIFRFFLVFLTLVVVASPGCVDNQPEPGNTSAGEGKVLTVFHAGSLSVPFEELEAEFEAQHPGVDVQREAAGSAQSVRKITELGKKADVLASADYALIPSLMVPEYADWYAAFARNQMILAYTSESKYGDEINTDNWYEILRRPDVRYGFSNPNDDPAGYRSQMVTQLAESYYNDDMIYDDLMLANTGMTLTTEENGTALIHVPASEEISPNTSKIMLRSMEVELSSALETGEIDYLYIYRSVAEQHGFEYVELPPAIDLSSIEYADNYSKVQVEMVNGEVVTGSPIVYGVTIPTNAENPELATEFVALLLGETGQQIFIENGQPPIVPAIAEGKDSMPEELQALVV, encoded by the coding sequence ATGAGTGTTAATTCCGGAATTTTCAGGTTCTTTTTGGTTTTCTTGACCCTTGTAGTAGTTGCCAGCCCTGGCTGCGTTGATAACCAGCCAGAGCCCGGGAATACCTCTGCAGGTGAAGGGAAAGTCCTTACCGTTTTCCATGCGGGAAGCTTGAGTGTGCCTTTTGAGGAGCTTGAAGCTGAGTTCGAAGCTCAGCACCCTGGTGTCGATGTTCAGCGGGAAGCTGCAGGCAGTGCACAGAGTGTAAGAAAGATCACCGAACTTGGGAAAAAGGCTGATGTGCTCGCATCTGCAGACTATGCCCTTATTCCGTCCCTGATGGTGCCTGAGTACGCTGACTGGTATGCCGCTTTTGCAAGAAACCAGATGATACTTGCTTACACGAGCGAAAGCAAGTACGGGGATGAGATCAATACGGATAACTGGTATGAAATCCTGAGACGCCCTGATGTCCGCTATGGTTTTTCCAACCCTAACGATGACCCTGCAGGCTACAGGTCGCAGATGGTAACCCAGTTAGCCGAGTCCTATTATAATGATGACATGATCTATGATGACCTGATGCTGGCTAATACGGGGATGACTCTTACCACCGAAGAAAACGGGACAGCCCTTATACACGTTCCTGCATCCGAAGAAATATCTCCGAATACCAGTAAAATTATGCTCAGGAGCATGGAAGTCGAGCTTTCTTCTGCCCTTGAGACCGGGGAAATAGATTATCTCTATATTTACCGGAGCGTAGCTGAACAGCACGGTTTTGAATATGTTGAGCTCCCACCTGCAATTGACCTGAGCTCCATCGAATATGCTGACAATTATTCAAAGGTGCAGGTTGAAATGGTAAACGGAGAAGTGGTTACAGGCTCTCCTATCGTATACGGGGTAACCATCCCCACCAATGCCGAAAACCCGGAACTTGCTACCGAGTTTGTAGCCCTGCTCCTTGGTGAGACCGGTCAGCAGATTTTCATTGAGAATGGACAGCCGCCTATTGTCCCTGCCATTGCCGAAGGAAAGGATTCAATGCCCGAAGAATTGCAGGCCCTTGTAGTATGA
- a CDS encoding TOBE domain-containing protein, protein MKAKTKLWFTEDGRTVMGAGRAELLKTIDEEKSLRKACQKLGISYKHAWMMLKKMNEALDEPAVITIRGGKDQGTFLTDLGRKLLAEYDANKKLINDAVEDETSWENVGFKLSARNKLPGKVLNVEKSGLVSKITIELEPSVMTSVVTEEAVEKLDVKPGDRIYAVIKSTEVMVAKAVGGKEPVGGKEPSSPGLQKSDISD, encoded by the coding sequence GTGAAAGCGAAAACAAAGCTCTGGTTTACTGAAGATGGAAGAACGGTTATGGGTGCTGGCAGAGCCGAGTTGCTGAAAACAATTGATGAGGAAAAATCCCTTCGGAAAGCCTGCCAGAAACTCGGAATCTCGTACAAGCACGCCTGGATGATGCTTAAAAAAATGAATGAAGCTCTCGACGAACCGGCAGTAATTACTATTCGAGGGGGGAAGGATCAGGGTACCTTCCTGACCGATCTCGGAAGAAAACTGCTGGCTGAATATGATGCGAACAAAAAACTGATTAATGATGCCGTAGAAGACGAAACTTCGTGGGAAAATGTGGGCTTCAAACTTTCAGCCCGAAATAAGCTTCCCGGAAAGGTACTTAATGTAGAGAAAAGCGGGCTTGTGTCCAAGATCACTATTGAACTGGAACCTTCAGTCATGACCTCCGTAGTTACGGAAGAGGCGGTGGAAAAGCTGGATGTAAAGCCCGGAGATCGGATTTATGCTGTTATAAAATCCACTGAGGTAATGGTCGCAAAAGCTGTCGGTGGAAAAGAACCTGTCGGTGGAAAAGAACCTTCAAGCCCGGGTTTGCAAAAGTCCGATATTTCAGACTGA